Proteins from a single region of Hymenobacter aquaticus:
- the hscB gene encoding Fe-S protein assembly co-chaperone HscB has product MRTDYFEFYGLPETFQPDAAALKSKYYALSREYHPDFHATASPERQQEILQLATVNTNAYRTLTDPDLRMAYILGRHGLLEEGKQELPPDFLMEVMDLNEQLMELEFEPDPAIVQRVTQETQDLTATLDAGIASVLAGYEGLPVDVRPQALQQIRTYYLKKRYLLRIHESLAKFATRS; this is encoded by the coding sequence ATGCGTACTGACTACTTCGAATTTTACGGCCTACCGGAAACCTTCCAGCCCGACGCGGCGGCCCTGAAAAGCAAATACTACGCGCTGAGCCGCGAATATCACCCCGATTTTCACGCCACGGCCAGCCCCGAGCGGCAGCAGGAAATTCTGCAGCTGGCCACGGTGAACACCAATGCCTACCGCACCCTCACCGACCCCGACCTGCGCATGGCCTATATCCTGGGCCGCCACGGTTTGCTGGAAGAAGGCAAGCAGGAGCTGCCCCCGGATTTTCTGATGGAGGTGATGGACCTGAACGAGCAGCTAATGGAGCTGGAGTTTGAGCCCGACCCGGCCATCGTGCAGCGCGTAACCCAGGAAACCCAAGACCTGACCGCCACCCTCGACGCGGGCATTGCGTCGGTTCTGGCTGGCTATGAGGGCTTACCGGTGGACGTGCGCCCCCAGGCCTTACAACAAATCCGCACGTATTATCTCAAAAAGCGGTATTTGTTGCGTATTCACGAAAGTCTCGCTAAGTTTGCAACCCGTTCCTGA
- a CDS encoding GNAT family N-acetyltransferase translates to MITAEPVSDLRDLDAAFTIRETVFVHEQGVPAEAEYDVHDRTDARHYLARAADGTPCGAARWRVTENGVKLERFAVLAAFRNQAVGSALLKRVLEDVRDAHPNATVYLNAQLRAIPFYERHGFVKVGEQFTECDIEHFKMEWQKPL, encoded by the coding sequence ATGATTACTGCTGAGCCCGTTTCCGACCTGCGTGACCTCGACGCCGCCTTTACTATCCGCGAAACCGTGTTTGTGCACGAGCAGGGCGTGCCGGCCGAGGCCGAATACGACGTGCACGACCGCACCGACGCGCGCCACTACTTGGCTCGTGCTGCCGACGGCACGCCCTGCGGAGCCGCCCGCTGGCGCGTCACCGAGAATGGCGTCAAGCTGGAGCGCTTCGCCGTGCTGGCCGCTTTTCGCAACCAGGCCGTCGGTAGTGCCCTGCTGAAGCGGGTGCTGGAAGATGTGCGGGATGCTCATCCCAACGCCACCGTGTACCTGAACGCCCAGCTGCGCGCCATTCCGTTCTACGAGCGGCACGGCTTCGTGAAAGTCGGGGAGCAGTTCACGGAGTGCGACATTGAGCACTTTAAAATGGAGTGGCAAAAGCCCTTGTAG
- a CDS encoding SAM hydrolase/SAM-dependent halogenase family protein has product MGLITFLSDFGYRDHYVAAVKARIMRLAPTQPVLDISHAVEPFNIAHALHVLDSVFRDFPKGTVHLVGVNDHGGSKGSWQAALFEDHYFVAANNGLLTLLTDGKPEELVQIPAAATASPTRDILAPAAVHLAQGGLLADLGPAAHDSYQLLNRQLRLQDNRITGHVIHVDHYGNLITNISRTALEVIGRGRPCTIHFARETVREVAAHFQAADPGDAVCIFNSQDRLCIGVNQGNAAELLGLYFDSQVDIRFPVEG; this is encoded by the coding sequence ATGGGGCTGATTACGTTTCTGTCCGACTTTGGCTACCGCGACCATTACGTGGCCGCGGTGAAAGCCCGGATTATGCGGCTGGCGCCCACCCAACCGGTTCTGGACATCAGCCACGCTGTCGAACCCTTTAACATCGCGCACGCCCTACACGTTCTCGATTCGGTATTTCGGGACTTCCCGAAGGGCACGGTGCACCTCGTTGGCGTCAATGACCACGGCGGCAGCAAGGGCAGCTGGCAAGCCGCCCTGTTTGAGGACCACTACTTCGTGGCGGCCAACAACGGCCTGCTGACCCTGCTCACCGACGGCAAGCCCGAGGAGCTGGTGCAGATTCCGGCGGCGGCCACCGCCTCCCCCACCCGCGACATTCTGGCCCCGGCCGCCGTGCACCTGGCCCAGGGCGGCCTGCTCGCCGATCTGGGCCCGGCGGCCCATGACTCGTACCAGCTGCTGAACCGACAGCTGCGCCTGCAGGACAACCGCATTACCGGCCACGTCATTCACGTGGACCACTACGGCAACCTGATTACCAACATCAGCCGCACGGCGCTGGAAGTTATTGGCCGCGGCCGGCCCTGCACCATTCACTTTGCCCGCGAAACCGTGCGCGAGGTGGCCGCCCACTTTCAGGCCGCCGACCCCGGCGACGCGGTGTGCATTTTCAACAGCCAGGACCGGCTGTGCATCGGCGTCAACCAGGGCAACGCCGCCGAGCTGCTCGGGCTCTACTTCGATTCGCAGGTGGACATTCGCTTCCCGGTGGAAGGGTAA
- a CDS encoding PhoH family protein gives MVEKIITLENVSLVDFLGPDNQNIRQLAAAFPGSKIISRGNEIKIQGQTPVIARINEILSSLIEHYHQFGQITDRTVSQYLASADDELEERQIAMTSPADVIVFGAKGGVIKAKTPNQQKLVDAVMKNDLVFALGPAGTGKTYISVALAVRALKNKEVKKIIISRPVVEAGESLGFLPGDMKEKVDPYLRPIYDALEDMIPAEKLKFYQENKIIEIAPLAYMRGRTLNNAFVLLDEAQNTTPSQLKMFLTRMGPMAKVMVNGDRSQIDLPTKQKSGLMQALDILKDVRGIGFVEMNADDVVRHRLVKEIVVAYDRHDANEQRDQANRPVREARPYRSSNPAQAPDPAKHPDARPENDGMSNLPVNHEQQL, from the coding sequence TTGGTCGAGAAAATCATCACGCTCGAAAACGTCTCTCTTGTCGACTTCCTCGGACCCGACAATCAGAACATCCGCCAGCTGGCCGCGGCCTTTCCCGGCAGCAAGATCATTTCGCGAGGCAACGAAATTAAGATTCAGGGGCAGACGCCCGTAATTGCCAGGATCAATGAAATCCTGTCGTCCCTGATCGAACATTACCACCAATTCGGGCAAATCACCGACAGAACCGTTTCCCAATACCTAGCCTCCGCCGATGACGAGCTGGAGGAGCGGCAGATTGCCATGACCTCGCCGGCCGACGTTATCGTGTTCGGAGCCAAAGGCGGGGTTATCAAGGCCAAAACGCCTAACCAGCAGAAGCTGGTAGACGCCGTCATGAAGAATGACCTCGTGTTTGCCCTCGGGCCGGCCGGTACCGGCAAAACCTATATTTCGGTGGCGCTGGCCGTGCGGGCCCTGAAAAACAAGGAGGTCAAGAAAATCATCATTTCGCGCCCCGTGGTGGAAGCCGGCGAAAGCCTGGGCTTTTTGCCCGGCGACATGAAGGAGAAGGTCGACCCCTACCTGCGGCCGATTTACGATGCCCTGGAAGACATGATTCCGGCTGAAAAGCTGAAATTCTACCAGGAAAACAAGATCATCGAAATTGCCCCGCTGGCCTACATGCGCGGCCGCACGCTCAACAACGCCTTCGTGCTGCTGGATGAGGCCCAGAACACGACGCCCTCCCAGCTGAAGATGTTCCTGACCCGCATGGGCCCCATGGCCAAGGTGATGGTGAACGGCGACCGGAGCCAGATTGACCTGCCCACCAAGCAGAAATCGGGCTTGATGCAGGCCCTGGACATTCTGAAGGACGTGCGCGGCATCGGCTTCGTGGAAATGAACGCCGACGACGTGGTACGCCACCGCCTGGTGAAGGAAATCGTGGTGGCCTACGACCGGCACGACGCCAACGAGCAGCGCGACCAGGCCAACCGACCCGTGCGCGAGGCCCGGCCCTACCGCTCCTCCAACCCCGCGCAGGCCCCCGACCCGGCCAAGCACCCCGACGCCCGGCCCGAAAACGACGGCATGAGCAACCTGCCGGTAAACCACGAGCAGCAGCTCTAA
- a CDS encoding ComEC/Rec2 family competence protein, with the protein MIRWAPYAFVRLFLALAAGILTYLYFGAALPDLRWALAGFTLLFMAVQTWASRQPTPGPTDAAGLLAMLCLFGAGLTLTQQATEKRQAEHLSQLSGPIEFYRAVVDDYTVARPATYATTVRVSAVRISGRWRAALGGIRVSVPRDSGVAAPRYGDVWLVRGGPAPAKAPLNPGEFDYRRYLSYHQIYHQQFIHADQYRQIAFQPPSTLIAVSMRAARVLDGVFRQYVRQKREYALASALVLGIKDDVDQDTKQAYADTGTTHIMAVSGLQVGLLFGAVTWLLGRLPGRRGPLFQLTTAALGLATIWSYAFLTGLSASVLRAAVMFTFIILARATGRQSTMYNTLAVAAFCLLCYDPYLLADVGFQLSFLAVLSIVYLQPQIAALLDFNDQAAARIRPWQPKLVQWLWRKVGWLADWIWQATALSLAAQVATFPLGLYYFHQFPLSFLASNLVAVPISSLAVYVGLVLLVAKAVVALCGLFVPATLLAWLEWLPKSIAWVFEKMILAFNEYIFWIGRTMPSALIRDVHVTTLQVWLLFAIILALLTFLAVKRLPWLGLACCLAALCAGSNVWAAHALTTDEQLVVYSIPRRSVCGFWQGAVAHIVTVDSLPLSETERTYRIVPGIIQREARQVTYHTGWQRAAVPTAQPVPHVTVAVWRGIRLAFVAGRVDSARQARPVDVVVLRRNAWVKTSDLAQLFGKKARIIFDSSCKSWYVARQDSLLQAAGFQTHDVTRQGAFIIRPRPLVGATAALVETE; encoded by the coding sequence ATGATACGGTGGGCTCCCTACGCGTTTGTGCGGCTGTTTCTGGCTTTGGCGGCCGGGATATTAACGTACCTGTACTTCGGGGCTGCCCTGCCCGATTTGCGCTGGGCCCTGGCGGGTTTCACCCTGCTGTTTATGGCCGTGCAAACCTGGGCCAGCCGCCAGCCCACCCCCGGCCCGACGGACGCGGCCGGCTTGCTGGCCATGCTTTGCCTGTTTGGGGCCGGCCTCACGCTGACCCAGCAAGCCACCGAAAAACGCCAGGCCGAGCACCTGAGCCAGCTTTCCGGGCCCATCGAGTTTTACCGGGCCGTGGTCGACGACTACACCGTGGCCCGGCCCGCCACCTACGCTACTACCGTGCGGGTATCGGCCGTGCGCATTTCGGGCCGGTGGCGGGCGGCGTTGGGCGGCATCCGCGTGTCGGTGCCCCGCGACTCGGGCGTGGCCGCGCCCCGCTACGGCGACGTGTGGCTGGTGCGCGGCGGTCCGGCCCCGGCCAAGGCCCCGCTCAACCCCGGTGAGTTCGACTACCGCCGCTACCTGAGCTACCACCAGATTTACCACCAGCAGTTCATTCACGCCGACCAATACCGGCAGATTGCGTTTCAGCCACCCTCGACCCTGATAGCCGTGAGCATGCGGGCCGCGCGGGTTTTGGACGGTGTTTTTCGGCAGTACGTGCGGCAGAAGCGCGAGTATGCCCTGGCGTCGGCCCTGGTGCTGGGCATCAAGGACGATGTGGACCAGGATACCAAGCAGGCCTACGCCGACACCGGCACCACGCACATCATGGCCGTGTCGGGGTTGCAGGTGGGCCTGCTGTTTGGGGCCGTGACGTGGCTGCTGGGGCGGCTGCCGGGCCGGCGCGGGCCCTTGTTTCAGCTTACCACGGCGGCGCTGGGCCTGGCGACCATCTGGAGCTACGCCTTCCTGACGGGCCTCTCGGCCTCGGTGCTGCGGGCGGCCGTGATGTTCACCTTTATTATTCTGGCCCGGGCCACCGGGCGGCAGAGCACTATGTACAATACGCTGGCCGTGGCCGCCTTCTGCCTGCTCTGCTACGACCCGTACCTGCTGGCCGACGTGGGCTTTCAGCTGTCCTTTCTGGCCGTGCTCAGCATCGTGTACCTGCAACCGCAGATTGCGGCTTTGCTCGATTTCAACGACCAGGCCGCCGCCCGCATCCGGCCCTGGCAACCGAAGCTGGTGCAGTGGCTCTGGCGCAAGGTCGGCTGGCTGGCCGACTGGATCTGGCAGGCTACGGCCCTGTCGTTGGCGGCCCAGGTAGCTACCTTTCCCCTGGGGCTGTACTATTTCCACCAGTTTCCGCTCAGCTTCCTGGCTTCCAACCTCGTGGCGGTACCCATTTCCTCGCTGGCCGTCTATGTGGGCCTCGTGTTGCTGGTCGCCAAGGCGGTGGTGGCCTTGTGCGGGCTGTTTGTGCCGGCCACGTTGCTGGCCTGGCTGGAGTGGCTGCCCAAAAGCATTGCCTGGGTGTTTGAAAAGATGATTCTGGCCTTCAACGAATACATCTTCTGGATTGGCCGCACCATGCCCAGCGCCCTGATCCGCGACGTGCACGTAACCACGCTTCAGGTCTGGCTGCTGTTTGCCATTATTCTGGCGCTGCTCACCTTTCTGGCCGTGAAGCGCCTGCCCTGGCTGGGCCTGGCTTGTTGCCTGGCGGCCCTGTGTGCCGGCAGCAACGTGTGGGCGGCCCACGCCCTCACCACCGACGAACAGCTGGTTGTCTACAGCATTCCGCGCCGCTCGGTGTGCGGATTCTGGCAGGGGGCCGTGGCGCACATCGTCACCGTCGACTCGCTGCCGCTGTCCGAAACCGAGCGGACGTACCGTATCGTGCCGGGTATTATTCAGCGCGAGGCCCGGCAGGTAACCTATCATACCGGCTGGCAGCGCGCCGCCGTGCCCACGGCCCAGCCCGTGCCCCACGTTACGGTGGCCGTGTGGCGCGGTATCCGGCTGGCTTTCGTGGCGGGCCGGGTCGATAGCGCCCGGCAGGCCCGGCCCGTGGACGTGGTGGTGCTCCGGCGCAATGCCTGGGTGAAAACCAGCGACTTAGCGCAGCTATTCGGCAAAAAAGCGCGGATTATTTTCGATTCTTCCTGCAAGTCGTGGTACGTGGCCCGGCAGGATTCTTTGCTGCAAGCGGCTGGCTTTCAGACGCATGATGTTACCCGGCAAGGGGCGTTCATCATTCGCCCGCGCCCGCTGGTAGGCGCCACAGCCGCGCTGGTCGAAACCGAATAG
- a CDS encoding putative quinol monooxygenase has protein sequence MLTRIVRMTFQPEKVADFLAIFQDSENKIRNMPGCRHLELWQDADLPHVYCTHSRWDSATDLNNYRHSALFGQVWPATKALFAAPPLAFSVYPAGQDSSSPALPTT, from the coding sequence ATGCTGACTCGTATCGTGCGCATGACTTTCCAGCCGGAAAAAGTAGCCGATTTCCTGGCCATATTTCAAGACTCGGAAAATAAAATCCGGAATATGCCCGGCTGCCGGCACTTGGAGCTCTGGCAGGACGCCGACCTGCCCCATGTGTACTGCACCCACAGCCGCTGGGACTCGGCCACCGACCTAAACAATTACCGCCATTCGGCCTTATTTGGGCAGGTGTGGCCGGCAACGAAGGCGTTGTTTGCGGCTCCGCCCCTGGCTTTCTCCGTATACCCGGCGGGCCAGGACTCATCCTCTCCTGCCCTCCCGACCACCTAA